From the Alphaproteobacteria bacterium genome, the window TTCGAGAGCTTGAGATAGGCGCCGAGATCGATTCCGCGCGCGATGCGCACCAGCGTGTCGCGGCGCACGAGTGCAGTATGCCGGCGCGTGAGCTCACCCTCCTGCTCACGCGGGAAGCGGTTGACAAGCAATTCGGCCACCAGGAGGCCGAGCACCCGATCCCCGAGGAACTCAAGCCGCTCATAGCCTTCGGAGACTTTTCCGCGTGCGCGCACCGCGCTGCGGTGGGTCAACGCTTGCTCAAGCAGCTCGGGTCGCTCGAAGTCGTGGCCGAGCGCTTCTTCGAGCGCCTTGAGCTTGCCCGAGCGGCGTTCGCTCACGCGCGTCTCTAATGCACCGCTTGGAAGA encodes:
- a CDS encoding ribonuclease III domain-containing protein; the encoded protein is MSERRSGKLKALEEALGHDFERPELLEQALTHRSAVRARGKVSEGYERLEFLGDRVLGLLVAELLVNRFPREQEGELTRRHTALVRRDTLVRIARGIDLGAYLKLS